A genomic window from Aquitalea aquatilis includes:
- the mlaE gene encoding lipid asymmetry maintenance ABC transporter permease subunit MlaE, with amino-acid sequence MTELLLSPLRRLGHTTINAIWRLGFITRFLLAILRYSGQSLLRFNLTIREIYFAGVMSVIIVVVSGLFVGMVLGLQGYNTLSRFGSADALGALVALSLLRELGPVLAALLFSSRAGSAMTAEIGLMKATEQLDAMSVMAVNPIARVVAPRFWAGVISMPILAAMFNVMGIFGGYLIGVVMIGLDSGTFWSQMQNNVDLHYDVVNGLIKSLCFGIAVTLIAVFEGYDATPTAAGVSAATTRTVVTSALVILAVDFVLTAFMF; translated from the coding sequence ATGACTGAGCTGCTGCTGTCACCGCTGCGCCGGCTGGGGCACACCACCATCAACGCCATCTGGCGGCTGGGTTTCATCACCCGCTTCCTGCTGGCCATCCTGCGCTATTCCGGCCAGAGCCTGCTGCGCTTCAACCTCACCATCCGCGAAATCTATTTCGCCGGGGTGATGTCGGTCATCATCGTGGTGGTGTCCGGCCTGTTTGTCGGCATGGTGCTGGGCTTGCAGGGTTACAACACCCTGTCGCGCTTCGGTTCGGCCGATGCGCTGGGCGCGCTGGTAGCCCTGTCGCTGCTGCGCGAGCTGGGACCGGTGCTGGCCGCACTGCTGTTTTCCAGCCGCGCCGGCAGCGCCATGACGGCGGAAATCGGCCTGATGAAGGCCACCGAGCAGCTGGACGCCATGAGCGTGATGGCAGTCAATCCCATCGCCCGCGTGGTCGCCCCGCGCTTCTGGGCCGGGGTGATCTCCATGCCCATCCTGGCGGCCATGTTCAATGTGATGGGCATCTTTGGCGGCTACCTGATTGGCGTGGTGATGATCGGGCTTGATTCCGGCACCTTCTGGTCGCAAATGCAGAACAACGTCGACCTGCACTACGACGTGGTCAACGGCCTGATCAAGAGTCTGTGCTTCGGCATCGCCGTCACGCTGATCGCGGTATTCGAAGGCTATGACGCCACGCCCACCGCGGCCGGCGTATCCGCCGCCACCACCCGCACGGTGGTGACTTCGGCTCTGGTAATCCTGGCGGTGGACTTTGTCCTCACCGCCTTCATGTTCTAG
- a CDS encoding MlaC/ttg2D family ABC transporter substrate-binding protein encodes MKKLIACFLVLLGLSAHTMAANDNPADLVRDTSRQIMDVLKQENGKNTKQIRQQVEALAVPQFDFQRMTALAVGLGWRQASPAQQGALAQQFQTLLVRTYSTTMTRFKSAQIDIQPNVVVGNSGREATVKSAVTLPGNDKGPVAVDYTLYKTAQGWKIFNVSVEGASLVTVYRNQFNQEINKSGVDGLIKMLQDKNAALPAAK; translated from the coding sequence ATGAAAAAACTGATCGCATGCTTTCTCGTCCTGCTGGGCCTGAGCGCCCACACCATGGCTGCCAACGACAATCCGGCTGATCTGGTACGCGACACCTCGCGCCAGATCATGGATGTCCTGAAGCAGGAAAACGGCAAGAACACCAAGCAGATCCGTCAGCAGGTTGAAGCGCTGGCCGTGCCGCAATTCGACTTCCAGCGCATGACTGCCCTGGCCGTCGGCCTGGGCTGGCGTCAGGCCAGCCCGGCGCAGCAAGGCGCGCTGGCACAGCAATTCCAGACCCTGCTGGTGCGTACCTACTCCACCACCATGACCCGGTTCAAGAGCGCCCAGATCGACATTCAGCCTAATGTCGTCGTCGGCAACAGTGGCCGCGAAGCCACCGTCAAGTCTGCCGTTACCCTGCCGGGCAACGACAAGGGCCCGGTTGCCGTCGACTACACCCTGTACAAGACAGCGCAAGGCTGGAAAATTTTCAATGTCAGCGTGGAAGGTGCCAGCCTGGTCACCGTCTATCGCAACCAGTTCAATCAGGAAATCAACAAGAGTGGTGTGGATGGCCTGATCAAGATGCTGCAGGACAAGAACGCCGCCCTGCCGGCTGCCAAATAA
- a CDS encoding ABC transporter ATP-binding protein has translation MSSDHFIEFRNVSFAYGERPILNNISLAIPRGKLVAIMGGSGSGKTTMLRLISGQIRPSAGQVLVDGRNVADMNHAELFEHRRRMGMLFQFGALFTDLSVEDNVAFPIREHTRLPDSMIHDLVIMKLSAVGLRGTQGLMPAELSGGMARRVALARAIALDPQLMLYDEPFTGLDPISLGVIAHLIKKLNDALGTTSIMVTHDVHKSLDIVDYVYFVSNGAVVAAGTPAEIRASPSPWVHQFMWGEADGPVHFAYPASTSLQQDLGLKGGQHD, from the coding sequence GTGTCTTCAGACCATTTCATCGAATTCAGGAATGTCAGCTTCGCCTATGGTGAACGCCCCATCCTGAACAACATCAGCCTCGCCATCCCGCGCGGCAAGCTGGTCGCCATCATGGGTGGCAGCGGCAGTGGCAAGACCACCATGCTGCGCCTGATCTCCGGCCAGATCCGTCCCAGTGCCGGCCAGGTGCTGGTAGACGGCCGCAATGTGGCGGACATGAACCATGCCGAGCTGTTCGAGCATCGCCGCCGCATGGGCATGCTCTTTCAGTTTGGCGCGCTGTTTACCGACCTGTCGGTAGAAGACAATGTTGCCTTCCCCATCCGCGAACACACCCGGCTGCCGGACAGCATGATTCATGATCTGGTGATCATGAAACTGTCCGCCGTGGGCCTGCGTGGCACACAAGGATTGATGCCGGCCGAGCTGTCCGGCGGCATGGCCCGCCGCGTGGCACTGGCGCGTGCCATCGCGCTGGACCCGCAACTGATGCTGTACGACGAGCCCTTTACCGGTCTCGATCCGATCTCGCTGGGTGTGATTGCCCACCTGATCAAGAAGCTGAACGATGCACTGGGCACCACCTCCATCATGGTGACCCACGACGTGCACAAATCGCTGGATATCGTCGATTACGTCTACTTCGTCTCCAATGGCGCGGTGGTCGCGGCGGGTACACCGGCAGAAATCCGCGCCTCTCCCTCGCCCTGGGTACACCAGTTCATGTGGGGCGAGGCCGATGGCCCGGTACATTTTGCCTATCCTGCCAGCACTTCGCTGCAGCAGGACCTGGGCCTGAAAGGAGGCCAGCATGACTGA
- the mlaD gene encoding outer membrane lipid asymmetry maintenance protein MlaD codes for MKRSTIDLWVGLFVAVGIAAVVFMSLKVANLTPQSADQTYTLYADFDNIGGLKVKAPIKEAGVVVGRVGGIQLDTKTYRARVTLNLDKQYTFSRDASAEILTAGLLGEQYIGLLQGGDPDELKAGEHITLTSSALVLEQLIGKFMTSFSGGNTAKSTASAAQ; via the coding sequence ATGAAACGCTCTACTATTGATTTGTGGGTAGGCCTGTTTGTGGCAGTCGGCATTGCGGCGGTGGTGTTCATGTCGCTCAAGGTGGCCAATCTCACACCGCAAAGCGCGGACCAGACCTACACCCTGTATGCCGATTTTGACAATATCGGCGGCCTGAAGGTGAAGGCACCGATCAAGGAAGCCGGTGTAGTGGTTGGCCGCGTCGGCGGCATCCAGCTGGACACCAAAACCTACCGTGCCCGCGTCACCCTGAACCTGGACAAGCAATACACCTTCAGCCGGGACGCCAGCGCCGAAATCCTGACTGCCGGCCTGCTGGGCGAGCAGTACATCGGCCTGCTGCAAGGGGGAGACCCGGACGAACTGAAAGCCGGCGAGCACATCACGCTGACCTCGTCTGCCCTGGTACTGGAACAGCTGATCGGCAAGTTCATGACCAGCTTCTCCGGCGGCAATACGGCCAAGAGCACTGCCTCGGCCGCGCAGTAA